The following proteins are co-located in the Haloarcula marismortui ATCC 43049 genome:
- a CDS encoding DUF4212 domain-containing protein produces the protein MSRDTPADREESTIQPDGGTAAAHDDIDYLDREVNLLRPSTPFMRDHLKIIWSSFVLWALVVFGPVTLTALAPEMMTVQTPLFGFPLHYFLVSFGAPTGALILAVVYTRYRDRLDQKYGIDSVESTAPETGEAAATDGGVEQ, from the coding sequence ATGTCAAGAGACACGCCTGCGGACCGAGAAGAGTCAACTATCCAACCAGACGGCGGCACAGCAGCCGCCCACGACGACATCGATTACCTCGACAGGGAGGTGAACCTGTTACGGCCGAGTACGCCGTTTATGCGCGACCACCTGAAGATCATCTGGAGCAGTTTCGTGCTCTGGGCGCTGGTCGTGTTCGGCCCGGTGACGCTGACCGCACTTGCGCCGGAGATGATGACCGTGCAGACGCCCCTGTTTGGCTTCCCGCTGCACTACTTCCTCGTCTCGTTCGGTGCGCCGACGGGCGCGCTCATTCTGGCGGTCGTATACACGCGCTACCGGGACCGGCTTGACCAGAAGTACGGCATCGATTCCGTCGAGAGCACGGCTCCAGAGACGGGCGAGGCAGCGGCCACTGACGGGGGTGTCGAGCAGTGA
- a CDS encoding sodium:solute symporter family transporter, which produces MTVPLQAEALDISFKLVPAIIVFLMMASFLVIGYVFKVADTEGMWVAGRGIGNIENGMAIGANWMSAASYLGLAGLVALSGFYGLAFIVGWTTGYFVLLIFLAAQMRRFGKYTAPDFVGDRFNSPTARALAAFTTLLIAYVYSVGQARGMGLVGQYVFGLDIIPMIVVMMTITVGYLALSGMLGATKNMAVQYTILIVAFLAGVYVVGFSQGYSTVLPQIEYGALIADLGREFSAPFVNQPFYLWVATAFSLIVGTCGLPHVLVRFYTVRSERVARWSCVWGLFFILLLYWASPAMAAFGVDLFQTTTGASAYAAEGGMSGAEGDVIVVLAAQFANLPTWFVGLVAAGAMAAAIATTAGLFITASSAVAHDIYTELVNPDATQRQQVLIGRGTIIGMGALVTVTAFNPPALIGELVAYAFSLAGVVLFPMFFLGLWWENTNRQGALAGMVLGLLIWITSIINSVLPSYIGALGAAAGEGGALVPIYAQYVPPIGAALIGTPLVFIVTIAVSLATPEPPLETKKMVRQCHSPEPMGQQETAADVVGDSTSGSTPADD; this is translated from the coding sequence GTGACGGTCCCGCTACAGGCAGAAGCGCTCGACATCTCGTTCAAGCTCGTCCCGGCGATTATCGTCTTCCTGATGATGGCGTCGTTCCTCGTCATCGGCTACGTGTTCAAGGTGGCCGACACAGAGGGGATGTGGGTCGCGGGCCGCGGCATCGGCAATATCGAGAACGGGATGGCCATCGGCGCGAACTGGATGTCCGCCGCCTCGTATCTGGGACTCGCCGGGCTGGTCGCGCTCTCTGGCTTCTACGGGCTGGCGTTCATCGTCGGCTGGACGACCGGCTACTTCGTCCTGCTCATCTTCCTGGCAGCACAGATGCGCCGGTTCGGGAAGTACACCGCGCCGGACTTCGTTGGCGACCGGTTCAACTCCCCAACTGCCCGCGCGCTGGCCGCATTCACCACGCTGCTCATCGCGTACGTCTACTCCGTCGGTCAGGCCCGCGGCATGGGACTGGTCGGACAGTACGTCTTCGGGCTCGATATCATCCCGATGATCGTCGTGATGATGACCATCACCGTCGGCTATCTCGCGCTCTCGGGGATGCTGGGCGCAACGAAGAACATGGCCGTCCAGTACACCATCCTCATTGTTGCGTTCCTCGCAGGCGTGTACGTCGTCGGCTTCTCGCAGGGGTACTCGACGGTGCTCCCGCAGATCGAGTACGGCGCACTGATCGCTGACCTCGGCCGCGAGTTCTCTGCGCCGTTCGTGAACCAGCCGTTCTACCTCTGGGTCGCGACGGCGTTCTCACTCATCGTCGGGACCTGTGGCCTCCCGCACGTCCTCGTCCGATTCTACACGGTCAGAAGCGAGCGCGTCGCTCGCTGGTCCTGCGTGTGGGGGCTGTTTTTTATCCTCCTGCTCTACTGGGCGTCGCCCGCAATGGCGGCCTTCGGCGTCGACCTCTTCCAGACGACGACGGGCGCGAGCGCCTACGCCGCAGAAGGCGGCATGTCCGGCGCTGAAGGTGACGTGATCGTCGTGCTCGCCGCACAGTTCGCCAACCTCCCGACGTGGTTCGTCGGCCTCGTGGCGGCCGGTGCGATGGCCGCGGCTATCGCGACGACGGCTGGCCTGTTCATCACGGCCTCCTCCGCGGTCGCACACGACATCTACACCGAGCTGGTTAATCCCGACGCGACCCAGCGACAGCAGGTGCTCATCGGTCGCGGGACGATCATTGGCATGGGCGCGCTGGTAACAGTGACCGCGTTCAACCCACCGGCGCTCATCGGCGAGCTGGTCGCCTACGCGTTCTCGCTGGCCGGCGTCGTCCTGTTCCCGATGTTCTTCCTCGGCCTCTGGTGGGAGAACACGAACCGTCAGGGCGCACTGGCCGGGATGGTGCTCGGCCTGCTCATCTGGATCACCTCGATTATCAACAGCGTCCTCCCGAGCTACATCGGCGCGCTCGGCGCAGCCGCTGGAGAAGGCGGCGCACTCGTCCCGATATACGCCCAGTACGTCCCACCGATCGGCGCTGCGCTGATCGGGACGCCGCTCGTGTTCATCGTCACTATCGCCGTCTCGCTGGCGACGCCCGAGCCACCGCTGGAGACGAAAAAGATGGTTCGACAGTGTCACAGCCCCGAACCGATGGGGCAACAGGAGACCGCCGCAGACGTCGTCGGCGACAGCACCAGTGGCAGTACCCCCGCGGACGATTAA
- a CDS encoding universal stress protein → MYDNILVPTDGSETAENAVDQAVDIASKYGATVHALYVVDVDATSYSLGTEQVDRIRQGNLAEMTDIKEDADEATGYVRDRAAEHGVEVEEHITAGEPARAIRKFVEDNDIDLVVMGSHGRSGLKRVILGSVTEKVLRRTRLPVLVVDVHGETDIEA, encoded by the coding sequence ATGTACGACAATATCCTCGTTCCGACCGACGGCAGCGAAACCGCCGAAAACGCGGTCGATCAGGCGGTCGACATCGCCTCGAAATACGGCGCAACGGTCCACGCACTGTACGTCGTCGACGTCGACGCGACCAGCTACTCGCTGGGGACAGAACAGGTCGACCGCATCCGCCAAGGAAACCTGGCGGAGATGACCGATATAAAAGAAGACGCCGATGAGGCCACCGGCTACGTCCGCGACCGTGCCGCCGAACACGGCGTCGAGGTCGAAGAGCACATCACCGCCGGCGAACCGGCCCGCGCTATCCGAAAGTTCGTCGAGGACAACGACATCGACCTCGTCGTGATGGGGTCCCACGGCCGCTCGGGCCTCAAGCGCGTCATCCTTGGCAGCGTCACGGAGAAGGTGCTGCGCCGGACGCGGCTACCAGTACTCGTCGTCGACGTTCACGGCGAGACGGATATCGAGGCGTGA
- the acs gene encoding acetate--CoA ligase: MSDEDVQLEARLEEQEVFEPPESFVEQANVTDEGIYDEFEENWPECWEGAADLLDWEEEYDQVLDDSNPPFYEWFTDGTLNASANCLDRHLDERGDEAAIEWVGEPVEEDNITYTYEELHQKVNEFAAGLREMGVGEDDVVTMYMPMIPQLPIAMLACARIGAPHSVVFAGFSADALATRMNSADSEYLVTCDGYYRRGDPLDHLDKANEGLSGVDHEVERAIVAERLMDGDGFDHDYADNQVAFEDVIDDNEGETVEPVDRDAEDMLFLMYTSGTTGKPKGVKHSTGGYLAWAAWTSQAVLDIKPEDTYFCSADIGWITGHSYIVYGPLALGTTTMMYEGTPDYPDKDRLWDIVEEYEADQLYTAPTAIRAFMKWGKQYPEQHDLSSLRLLGTVGEPINPRAWKWYYKHIGNEECPVVDTWWQTETGGMMITTLPGVKDMKPGSAGPPLPGNDVRIVDTEGEEVEPGRAGYLTVDKPWPGMLRTLYKNDERFIDEYWAEYSDTDSDDSDDWVYFPEDGAKIDDDGYITVLGRVDDVINVSGHRLGTMEIESAIVGVEGVAEAAVVGGDHDIKGEAVYAYVITEDGYDEDEELRSAIIDGVEDAIGPIARPEAVIFTPELPKTRSGKIMRRLLEDIANGEELGDTSTLRNPDVVSDIETKVQGD; encoded by the coding sequence ATGTCAGATGAAGATGTCCAACTCGAAGCACGGCTCGAAGAGCAGGAGGTTTTCGAGCCGCCGGAGTCGTTCGTCGAGCAGGCGAACGTCACGGATGAGGGTATCTACGACGAGTTCGAGGAGAACTGGCCGGAGTGCTGGGAGGGGGCCGCTGACCTTCTCGACTGGGAGGAGGAGTACGATCAGGTACTCGACGACTCGAACCCGCCGTTCTACGAGTGGTTCACAGACGGGACGCTAAACGCCTCAGCGAACTGTCTGGACCGCCACCTCGACGAGCGCGGCGACGAAGCCGCTATCGAGTGGGTCGGCGAGCCAGTCGAGGAAGACAATATCACCTACACGTACGAGGAACTCCATCAGAAGGTCAACGAGTTCGCGGCCGGCCTGCGTGAGATGGGTGTCGGCGAAGATGATGTCGTGACGATGTATATGCCGATGATTCCGCAGCTTCCCATCGCCATGCTGGCCTGTGCCCGCATCGGCGCGCCCCACTCCGTTGTGTTCGCCGGCTTCTCCGCGGACGCGCTCGCGACCCGAATGAACTCCGCCGACTCGGAGTATCTGGTTACCTGCGACGGCTACTACCGCCGCGGCGACCCGCTTGACCACCTCGACAAAGCCAACGAAGGGCTGAGCGGCGTTGACCACGAGGTGGAACGCGCCATCGTCGCCGAACGGCTGATGGACGGCGACGGCTTCGACCACGACTACGCGGACAATCAGGTCGCCTTCGAGGATGTCATCGACGACAACGAAGGCGAGACTGTCGAACCAGTCGACCGCGACGCCGAGGACATGCTGTTCCTCATGTACACCTCCGGGACCACCGGGAAACCAAAAGGCGTCAAACACTCCACCGGCGGCTACCTCGCCTGGGCGGCCTGGACATCGCAGGCGGTGCTCGACATCAAACCCGAGGACACGTACTTCTGCTCTGCCGATATCGGCTGGATTACCGGTCACTCCTACATCGTCTACGGCCCGCTCGCGCTCGGGACGACGACGATGATGTACGAGGGGACGCCGGACTACCCCGACAAGGACCGCCTCTGGGACATCGTCGAGGAGTACGAAGCCGACCAACTGTACACCGCGCCGACAGCTATCCGGGCGTTCATGAAGTGGGGCAAACAGTACCCCGAGCAACACGACCTCTCTAGCCTGCGCCTGCTTGGCACGGTCGGTGAGCCAATCAACCCCCGTGCCTGGAAATGGTACTACAAACATATCGGCAACGAGGAGTGTCCCGTCGTCGACACCTGGTGGCAGACCGAAACCGGCGGCATGATGATAACGACGTTACCCGGCGTCAAGGACATGAAACCGGGGTCGGCCGGGCCGCCGCTACCGGGCAACGACGTACGCATCGTCGACACCGAGGGTGAGGAAGTCGAACCCGGCCGCGCCGGCTACCTGACCGTCGACAAGCCGTGGCCCGGGATGCTCCGGACGCTGTACAAGAACGACGAACGGTTCATCGACGAATACTGGGCCGAGTACTCGGATACCGATAGCGACGACTCTGACGACTGGGTGTACTTCCCCGAGGACGGCGCAAAAATCGACGACGACGGCTACATCACCGTGCTGGGACGGGTCGACGACGTGATCAACGTCTCCGGCCACCGTCTCGGGACGATGGAAATCGAGAGCGCTATCGTCGGCGTGGAAGGCGTTGCCGAAGCCGCTGTCGTCGGTGGCGACCACGATATCAAGGGCGAGGCGGTGTACGCCTACGTCATCACCGAGGACGGCTACGACGAGGACGAGGAACTCCGCAGTGCGATTATCGACGGCGTCGAGGATGCTATCGGCCCGATCGCGCGGCCGGAAGCGGTCATCTTCACGCCCGAACTGCCGAAGACCCGCTCCGGGAAGATCATGCGCCGCCTGCTGGAAGACATCGCCAACGGCGAGGAACTGGGCGATACGAGTACGCTGCGAAACCCTGACGTTGTCAGTGATATCGAGACCAAGGTCCAGGGTGACTGA